In Manis pentadactyla isolate mManPen7 chromosome 3, mManPen7.hap1, whole genome shotgun sequence, a single window of DNA contains:
- the LOC118930359 gene encoding LOW QUALITY PROTEIN: lamina-associated polypeptide 2-like (The sequence of the model RefSeq protein was modified relative to this genomic sequence to represent the inferred CDS: inserted 5 bases in 3 codons): MSFNVVCSVVKMQYNVTIIKFSELDEKATEKSDKPRLEDKDDVDVAEPTDDGLLGQLVKYGVNPGPVAGTARKLYEKTLLKLREQGTDSRSSTPLPSISSSAENTRQNGSNDXDRYSDNEEGKKKEHKKVKSSRDFVPFSELPTTPTGGFFQDISFXEISTRPPLGRTEQQAAKKVHASEGDPPREPRIATPLPGREHFQKLASGENLFIASKSSHNRCLEKSSSTSSQHELTARLVSAAASSSLTKETTATCYKDTVENTYCGEKSGIQPLRNKRSHVSDQSALSSERKALEESERSQVISPPLAQAIRDXVNSLLVQGGVGSVPGASNSTPPLDVENIWKRIGQSDFQETETLSPPRTFPKLSEKLVGEKDTGSSVAFQNVPGSELMSSSAKTVVSHSLTTLGIEMPKQSQPDKIDASEIYFPFHGSILKIIEEEWQQIDRQLPSLACKYPVSSREATQTLSVPKVGDEILGFISEATPPASTQASSTESCDEQLDSALCRAYAFVARAVQAGISRAAQILSSDPSCLHQVLGILSKTHDAASFLWEAAFDEVKVAAHTMGSSTLGRRYLWLKDCKISPASKKKTAVIPFKGETLFRGEVYKVIKKRGNKH; encoded by the exons ATGTCCTTCAACGTGGTCTGTTCAGTGGTGAAGATG CAATACAATGTTACCATAATAAAGTTTTCAGAATTGGATGAGAAAGCCACAGAGAAAAGTGATAAACCCAGACTAGAAGATAAAGATGATGTAGATGTAGCAGAGCCCACTGATGACGGCCTCCTGGGTCAGCTGGTGAAATACGGAGTGAATCCTGGTCCTGTTGCGGGAACAGCCAGGAAGCTATATGAGAAAACGTTGTTGAAACTGAGGGAACAAGGAACAGACTCAAGATCGTCTACTCCTTTGCCATCTATTTCTTCTTCAGCAGAAAATACAAGACAGAATGGAAGTAATGA TGACAGATACAGTGACAacgaagaaggaaagaagaaagaacacaAGAAAGTGAAGTCCTCTagggattttgttcctttttctgaaCTTCCAACTACTCCCACTGGTGGATTTTTTCAGGATATTTCTT CTGAAATCTCCACCCGTCCTCCTTTGGGCAGGACTGAACAACAGGCAGCTAAGAAAGTACATGCCTCTGAGGGAGATCCACCTAGGGAACCTCGTATTGCCACACCTTTGCCTGGCAGAGAGCATTTTCAGAAGTTAGCCTCTGGAGAGAATTTGTTCATTGCCTCCAAATCTAGCCATAATAGATGTTTAGAGAAAAGTTCTTCGACATCTTCTCAGCATGAACTCACTGCCAGGTTGGTCTCTGCTGCAGCTTCTTCTTCACTGACTAAAGAAACCACCGCCACTTGCTATAAAGACACAGTAGAAAATACTTACTGTGGAGAGAAAAGTGGAATTCAACCATTACGCAATAAAAGGTCCCATGTTTCAGATCAGTCAGCTCTCTCCAGTGAGAGGAAAGCACTAGAAGAGTCTGAGAGATCACAAGTAATTTCTCCACCACTTGCTCAGGCAATCAGAGA TGTTAATTCTCTGCTGGTCCAGGGTGGGGTAGGTAGTGTGCCTGGGGCTTCTAACTCTACACCCCCACTGGATGTAGAAAACATCTGGAAGAGAATTGGTCAATCTGATTTTCAGGAAACTGAAACCCTGTCTCCTCCACGAACATTTCCTAAGCTCAGTGAAAAGTTGGTGGGGGAAAAGGATACAGGTTCCTCTGTAGCATTTCAAAATGTACCTGGATCTGAACTGATGTCTTCTTCAGCCAAAACTGTcgtctctcactcactcactaccTTAGGCATAGAAATGCCTAAGCAATCACAGCCTGATAAAATAGATGCCTCAGAGATATATTTTCCCTTCCATggatctattttaaaaattattgaagaggAGTGGCAGCAAATTGATAGGCAGCTGCCTTCATTGGCATGCAAATAtccagtttcttccagagaggcaACACAGACATTATCAGTTCCAAAAGTAGGTGATGAAATCCTGGGGTTCATTTCTGAAGCCACTCCACCTGCAAGTACCCAGGCATCTTCCACTGAGTCTTGTGATGAACAGCTGGACTCAGCACTTTGTAGGGCATATGCCTTTGTAGCTCGGGCTGTGCAAGCAGGCATTAGTCGGGCTGCACAGATTCTTAGCTCAGATCCTAGTTGTTTGCACCAGGTACTTGGGATTCTGAGCAAAACACATGATGCAGCTTCATTTCTTTGGGAAGCTGCGTTTGATGAAGTAAAGGTGGCTGCACATACCATGGGATCTTCTACTTTAGGTCGCCGATATCTCTGGCTAAAGGATTGCAAAATCAGTCCAGCTTCTAAGAAGAAAACGGCTGTTATTCCCTTTAAAGGTGAAACATTATTCAGAGGAGAAGTATACAAAGTAATTAAAAAGCGTGGCAATAAACACTAA